The Dioscorea cayenensis subsp. rotundata cultivar TDr96_F1 chromosome 7, TDr96_F1_v2_PseudoChromosome.rev07_lg8_w22 25.fasta, whole genome shotgun sequence genome includes a region encoding these proteins:
- the LOC120265576 gene encoding cullin-1-like, with product MSVEQVDLEDGWAKLKVFICELIARVNAGKQPYFVDEFKTNWTIVRSLCSKKLPHKNDEILYNRYRNTLSDYLEEKVLPRLKYKCGQYLLKEITDLWPKYLSIVEHISYVFAYLNLVITETTSQPNLKDAALMCFYSLVYKEIHCGVEDALLALLEKDRRGEKIDRALADSSIKFCGDLKCVDVKNYSQDFATSLVKQIQEYHSRMASAHMFTIESPEYMKMAERYLNEEDAWASKYLDESNHSSLMRALQVVWLFEHGDELLEKSGFTSLLKDERKEDLKRIFSMFRCCSAILDKMIALFEQVVDESIGLHKVNDSRSEQDTEELTAKHKKYLNLIEECFDRHPDFYQVLNKPFAFLPK from the exons ATGAGTGTTGAGCAAGTAGATCTGGAGGATGGATGGGCCAAACTGAAGGTTTTTATCTGCGAATTGATTGCTAGAGTCAATGCTGGCAAGCAACCatactttgttgatgaatttAAAACCAATTGGAC GATTGTCCGCAGCTTGTGTAGCAAGAAGCTCCCTCATAAAAATGATGAGATTCTTTACAACAGATACAGGAATACTTTATCTGATTACCTCGAGGAGAAG GTTTTGCCTCGCCTGAAATACAAATGTGGTCAATATCTGCTGAAAGAAATAACAGACTTGTGGCCAAAATATCTCTCCATTGTAGAGCATATTTCATATGTGTTTGCTTATCTCAATTTAGTTATCACTGAAACTACATCGCAGCCGAACCTGAAAGATGCTGCTTTAATGTGCTTCTATTCATTG GTGTATAAAGAGATTCATTGTGGTGTCGAAGATGCTCTTCTTGctttg CTTGAAAAGGACAGGAGAGGGGAGAAGATCGATCGTGCTTTGGCGGATAGCTCTATTAAATTTTGTGGAGATCTCAAATGTGTGGATGTGAAAAATTATTCACAGGATTTTGCGACATCGCTAGTTAAACAAATACAGGAATATCATTCCCGAATGGCTTCTGCTCATATGTTTACAATAGAGTCCCCAGAGTACATGAAAATG GCTGAGCGCTATTTGAATGAGGAAGATGCTTGGGCTTCCAAGTATTTGGATGAATCTAATCATTCATCACTGATGAGG GCATTACAAGTTGTGTGGTTGTTTGAACATGGAGATGAACTCCTTGAGAAGTCCGGTTTCACCTCATTGCTCAAAGATGAAAGG aAGGAAGACCTCAAAAGGATATTCAGCATGTTTCGTTGTTGTTCAGCTATCTTAGACAAAATGATAGCGCTGTTTGAACAG GTTGTTGATGAGAGCATAGGTTTACACAAAGTTAACGACTCTCGCAGTGAGCAG GATACTGAAGAGCTTACCGCTAAACATAAAAAGTACTTGAATTTAATAGAGGAATGTTTCGATCGCCACCCTGATTTTTACCAG GTTTTGAATAAACCTTTTGCATTCCTACCAAAGTAA